From Corynebacterium frankenforstense DSM 45800, the proteins below share one genomic window:
- the fdxA gene encoding ferredoxin, whose product MTYIIAQPCVDVMDRSCVEECPVDCIYEGKRSLYIHPDECVDCGACEPACPTEAIFYEDDLPDEWEGYYDANVAFFDDLGSPGGAAALGAQDFDPKFVADLPPQNQD is encoded by the coding sequence ATGACCTACATCATCGCCCAGCCCTGCGTTGACGTCATGGACCGCTCCTGCGTGGAGGAGTGCCCGGTCGACTGCATCTACGAGGGCAAGCGCAGCCTCTACATCCACCCCGACGAGTGCGTCGACTGCGGCGCCTGCGAACCGGCGTGCCCGACCGAGGCGATCTTCTACGAGGACGACCTCCCCGACGAGTGGGAGGGCTACTACGACGCCAACGTCGCCTTCTTCGATGACCTCGGCTCGCCCGGCGGCGCGGCCGCCCTCGGCGCGCAAGACTTCGACCCGAAGTTCGTCGCCGACCTGCCGCCGCAGAACCAGGACTGA
- the dapC gene encoding succinyldiaminopimelate transaminase, giving the protein MTRTPLVETLPEFPWDTIAEAKATAAAHPDGMVNLSVGSPIDPPAPGIQLALAEAAGFPGYPATVGTPELREAIVSASARRYAMTGLDASTTPGESSVLPVVGTKEAIAWLPTLLGLGAGDTVVIPELAYPTYEVGACLAGTEMVRADDPADVDADSAALFFLNSPSNPTGRVLGVDHLRRVVAWAREHDVIVASDECYLGLGWDDDNEPVSILDDRVCDGDHTGLLAIHSLSKTANFAGYRGGFFAGDPQLIAELTQVRKHAGLMVPYPIQAAMTAAFGDDDAEHVQKLRYAVRRAKLLEALIGAGFTVEHSEAGLYLWATLGENGRATVDRLAELGILVAPGEFYGPAGENFVRVGMTADDAHVDEAAQRLRAASAELRAVAGK; this is encoded by the coding sequence ATGACACGCACGCCACTGGTCGAGACCCTGCCCGAGTTCCCCTGGGACACCATCGCCGAGGCCAAGGCCACCGCCGCGGCCCACCCCGACGGCATGGTCAACCTCTCGGTCGGCTCGCCGATCGACCCGCCGGCGCCCGGCATCCAGCTCGCGCTGGCCGAGGCCGCCGGCTTTCCCGGTTACCCGGCCACCGTGGGCACGCCCGAGCTGCGCGAGGCCATCGTCAGCGCCTCCGCGCGCCGTTACGCGATGACGGGCCTGGACGCCTCGACGACACCGGGGGAGTCCTCCGTGCTGCCCGTCGTGGGCACCAAGGAGGCCATCGCCTGGCTGCCGACCCTGCTCGGTCTCGGTGCCGGGGACACCGTCGTCATCCCCGAGCTGGCCTACCCGACCTACGAGGTCGGCGCGTGCCTGGCCGGTACAGAGATGGTGCGTGCCGACGACCCGGCGGACGTCGACGCGGACTCCGCCGCGCTGTTCTTCCTCAACTCGCCGTCGAACCCGACCGGCCGCGTTCTCGGCGTGGACCACCTGCGCCGCGTGGTGGCCTGGGCCCGCGAGCACGACGTCATCGTCGCCTCCGACGAGTGCTACCTCGGCCTGGGCTGGGACGACGACAACGAACCGGTCTCGATTCTCGACGACCGCGTCTGCGACGGCGACCACACCGGCCTGCTGGCCATCCACTCGCTGTCCAAGACGGCGAACTTCGCCGGCTACCGCGGCGGCTTCTTCGCCGGCGACCCGCAGCTGATCGCCGAGCTGACCCAGGTGCGCAAGCACGCCGGGTTGATGGTGCCCTACCCGATCCAGGCGGCCATGACGGCCGCCTTCGGCGACGACGACGCCGAGCACGTGCAGAAGCTGCGCTACGCGGTGCGCCGCGCCAAGCTGCTCGAGGCGCTGATCGGCGCCGGCTTCACCGTCGAGCACTCCGAGGCGGGTCTCTACCTGTGGGCCACCCTCGGCGAGAACGGGCGCGCGACCGTCGACCGGCTCGCGGAGCTGGGCATCCTGGTCGCCCCGGGCGAGTTCTACGGCCCGGCCGGCGAGAACTTCGTGCGCGTCGGCATGACCGCCGACGACGCTCACGTCGACGAGGCCGCCCAGCGGCTGCGCGCGGCCTCCGCCGAGCTGCGCGCCGTCGCGGGGAAGTAG
- a CDS encoding GtrA family protein, which translates to MTASPTVARMLGNLRQFIQFGIVGGSGVVVDLAVNYVSKKIAEFAGISEHDAFINLLGTQFNIRWYHVFVTLGFLVANTWNYQLNRMWTFKGANPRSWWRGFFPFLLAGLGAFLIRLVLMTLFMNPGSPISLPTDILDDSSGLRTKFYWASAISILVAMPVNFVINKLWTFRGPKVSVVHQSEPAPRV; encoded by the coding sequence ATGACGGCCAGCCCCACCGTCGCCCGCATGCTGGGCAACCTGCGTCAGTTCATCCAGTTCGGCATCGTCGGCGGCTCCGGGGTCGTCGTCGACCTGGCCGTCAACTACGTGTCCAAGAAGATCGCCGAGTTCGCCGGCATCTCCGAGCACGACGCCTTCATCAACCTGCTGGGCACGCAGTTCAACATCCGCTGGTACCACGTCTTTGTCACCCTCGGCTTCCTGGTCGCCAACACCTGGAACTACCAGCTCAACCGGATGTGGACCTTCAAGGGCGCCAACCCGCGCAGCTGGTGGCGCGGCTTCTTCCCGTTCCTGCTCGCCGGCCTCGGCGCCTTCCTGATCCGCCTGGTGCTCATGACGCTGTTCATGAACCCGGGCAGCCCCATCTCGTTGCCCACCGACATCCTCGACGACTCCTCGGGGCTGCGCACCAAGTTCTACTGGGCCTCCGCGATCTCTATCCTGGTGGCGATGCCCGTCAACTTCGTGATCAACAAACTGTGGACCTTCCGCGGGCCGAAGGTCTCCGTCGTCCACCAGTCCGAACCCGCGCCGCGCGTCTGA
- a CDS encoding SdpI family protein encodes MIPFLLLVVAVLMGVPALLASNRSLKFNSWLGLRISPVTANEDAWAAGHTAAAGRLAAGSAGALAALALCFLTEDLHIVLLVVGLGWALVCTVAAAVAARKAAEPYAD; translated from the coding sequence ATGATCCCGTTCCTGCTGCTCGTCGTCGCCGTGCTCATGGGCGTGCCCGCCCTGCTGGCCTCGAACCGTTCGCTGAAGTTCAACTCCTGGCTGGGCCTGCGCATCTCCCCGGTGACGGCGAACGAGGACGCCTGGGCGGCCGGCCACACCGCCGCGGCCGGGCGGCTCGCGGCGGGCTCCGCCGGGGCCCTGGCCGCGCTGGCCCTGTGCTTCCTCACCGAGGACCTGCACATCGTGCTGCTCGTCGTCGGCCTGGGCTGGGCGCTGGTCTGCACCGTCGCCGCTGCCGTCGCCGCGCGCAAGGCCGCCGAGCCGTACGCGGACTGA
- the dapD gene encoding 2,3,4,5-tetrahydropyridine-2,6-dicarboxylate N-succinyltransferase — MTDYSTSSAHAVGVATVTANGTVLDAWYPAPRLDVAGSEPGTHRLEEAPQQIAPLIGPDEVRGVARVAVETTIASLAEPPADTYDAWLRLQLLSHRLIRPHEANMEGVFGKLTNVVWTNHGPCEVADFQMVRARLQAERGPVTVYSVDKFPRMVDYVLPEGVRIGDADRVRLGAHLAAGTTVMHEGFVNFNAGTLGNSMVEGRVSAGVVVGDGSDVGGGASIMGTLSGGGKEVISIGERCLLGANAGVGISLGDDCVVEAGLYVTAGTKVTARGAVAEAAGVSDGDTVKAATLSGASGVLFRRNSITGAVEATPYKSSVALNEELHAN, encoded by the coding sequence ATGACCGACTACTCCACCAGTTCCGCCCACGCCGTCGGCGTGGCCACCGTCACCGCCAACGGCACCGTCCTCGACGCCTGGTACCCGGCGCCGCGTCTCGACGTCGCCGGTTCCGAGCCCGGCACCCACCGCCTCGAGGAGGCCCCGCAGCAGATCGCCCCGCTGATCGGGCCCGACGAGGTCCGCGGTGTCGCGCGCGTGGCCGTGGAGACGACCATCGCCTCGCTGGCCGAGCCGCCGGCCGACACCTACGACGCCTGGCTGCGCCTGCAGCTGCTCTCCCACCGCCTGATCCGCCCGCACGAGGCGAACATGGAGGGCGTCTTCGGCAAGCTGACCAACGTCGTGTGGACCAACCACGGCCCCTGCGAGGTCGCCGACTTCCAGATGGTGCGCGCCCGCCTGCAGGCCGAGCGCGGCCCCGTGACCGTCTACTCCGTGGACAAGTTCCCCCGCATGGTCGACTACGTGCTGCCCGAGGGCGTGCGCATCGGCGACGCCGACCGCGTGCGCCTGGGCGCCCACCTGGCCGCCGGGACGACCGTCATGCACGAGGGATTCGTCAACTTCAACGCCGGCACCCTGGGCAACTCCATGGTCGAGGGCCGTGTCTCCGCGGGCGTGGTCGTCGGTGACGGCTCCGACGTCGGCGGCGGCGCCTCCATCATGGGCACCCTCTCCGGCGGCGGCAAGGAGGTCATCTCCATCGGCGAGCGCTGCCTGCTCGGCGCGAACGCCGGCGTGGGCATCTCGCTCGGCGACGACTGCGTGGTCGAGGCCGGCCTCTACGTCACCGCCGGCACCAAGGTCACCGCCCGCGGCGCCGTGGCCGAGGCCGCCGGTGTCTCCGACGGCGACACCGTCAAGGCCGCCACGCTCTCCGGCGCCTCCGGTGTGCTCTTCCGCCGCAACTCGATCACCGGCGCCGTGGAGGCCACCCCGTACAAGTCCTCCGTCGCGCTCAACGAGGAGCTGCACGCGAACTAG
- a CDS encoding amino acid permease — MTSTSPADAGTAAPSHTGLGQGLKTRHLTMMGLGSAIGAGLFLGTGVGIRAAGPAVLLAYAVAGVVVMCVMQMLGEMAAARPASGAFSDYARQAFGHWAGFTMGWLYWFMLIMVLGAEMTGAAAIMSAWFGVPPWIPALVCVTFFAVVNLARVRGFGEFEFWFAFIKVAVIVGFLIIGVALIFGLLPGHTFVGTEHFLGDGFMPNGWPGVAAGLLAVAFAFGGIEIVTIAAAESEEPAHSIRTAVRSVIWRIGLFYIGSVLVITFLLPYADIQGAETAAESPFTMVLEIADIPGVVGIMELVIVLSLLSAFNAQIYASSRLCHALAREGDAPRIFAVTNREDVPVNSVVLSMVFAFVSVGLQWWNPTGLLDFLLNAVGGVMIVVWLLIAASYLKLHPQLERSGEISTVRMWGYPWLAWAVVAAVLGLVVLMLFDAGSRSQVFSVGAVFVFLALLSLTTRGRATAATRG, encoded by the coding sequence ATGACCTCGACCTCCCCCGCCGACGCGGGAACCGCCGCCCCGAGCCACACCGGCCTGGGCCAGGGCCTGAAGACCCGCCACCTGACCATGATGGGGCTCGGCTCCGCCATCGGCGCGGGCCTCTTCCTCGGCACCGGCGTGGGCATCCGCGCCGCCGGCCCCGCCGTGCTGCTCGCCTACGCCGTCGCCGGCGTGGTGGTCATGTGCGTGATGCAGATGCTCGGCGAGATGGCCGCCGCGCGCCCGGCCTCGGGAGCCTTCTCCGACTACGCCCGTCAGGCCTTCGGCCACTGGGCCGGGTTCACCATGGGCTGGCTGTACTGGTTCATGCTCATCATGGTCCTCGGCGCGGAGATGACCGGTGCGGCGGCGATCATGTCCGCCTGGTTCGGGGTGCCGCCCTGGATCCCGGCGCTGGTGTGCGTGACCTTCTTCGCCGTGGTCAACCTCGCCCGCGTGCGCGGCTTCGGCGAGTTCGAGTTCTGGTTCGCCTTCATCAAGGTCGCCGTCATCGTCGGCTTCCTGATCATCGGCGTCGCGCTGATCTTCGGGCTGCTGCCCGGCCACACGTTCGTGGGCACCGAGCACTTCCTCGGCGACGGCTTCATGCCCAACGGCTGGCCGGGCGTTGCCGCGGGCCTCCTGGCCGTGGCCTTCGCCTTCGGCGGCATCGAGATCGTGACCATCGCGGCGGCCGAGTCCGAGGAGCCGGCCCACTCGATCCGCACCGCGGTGCGCTCGGTGATCTGGCGCATCGGCCTGTTCTACATCGGCTCGGTGCTCGTGATCACCTTCCTGCTGCCCTACGCCGACATCCAGGGCGCCGAGACCGCCGCCGAGAGCCCGTTCACCATGGTCCTCGAGATCGCCGACATCCCCGGCGTCGTCGGCATCATGGAGCTGGTCATCGTGCTCAGCCTGCTCTCCGCCTTCAACGCGCAGATCTACGCCAGCTCCCGGCTGTGCCACGCGCTGGCCCGCGAGGGCGACGCCCCACGCATCTTCGCGGTGACCAACCGCGAGGACGTGCCCGTCAACTCCGTGGTGCTCTCCATGGTCTTCGCGTTCGTCTCCGTCGGCCTGCAGTGGTGGAACCCCACCGGGCTGCTGGACTTCCTGCTCAACGCCGTCGGCGGCGTGATGATCGTCGTCTGGCTGCTCATCGCCGCCAGCTACCTGAAGCTGCACCCGCAGCTGGAGCGCTCCGGCGAGATCTCAACGGTGCGCATGTGGGGCTACCCCTGGCTGGCCTGGGCGGTCGTGGCCGCCGTGCTGGGCCTGGTGGTGCTCATGCTCTTCGACGCGGGCTCGCGCTCCCAGGTCTTCTCCGTGGGCGCCGTCTTCGTCTTCCTCGCGCTGCTCTCGCTGACCACCCGCGGACGTGCCACCGCCGCCACGCGCGGCTAG
- a CDS encoding amino acid permease, producing the protein MSQSATREGSAVLSRGLRTRHLTMMGLGSAIGAGLFLGTGVGIRAAGPAVVLAYLITGVITVLIMRMLGEMVAARPSAGSFSSYAEQAYGPWAGFSVGWLYWFMMVMIMGAEMTGAAAIMGAWFDVAPWIPAAVCVAVLAVVNLTAVRGFGEFEFWFAFIKVAVIIAFLVIGIALIFGWLPGHSFVGTGNLAAEGLMPNGVSGVAAGLLAVAFAFGGIELVTIAAAESEDPERSVQTAVNSIIWRIGVFYIGSVLVIAFLLPFDQIQGAETAAESPFTMVLEMANIPGIVGIMELVIVIALLSAFNAQLYGSSRLCYSLATRGDAPRVFARVSENKVPVPAVLLSVFFGVLSVGLQWWNPPGLLDFLLSAIGGCLVVIWLTVIASYLRLHPRLEARGEITRVRMWGYPWLAWLTLAAVIAIVGLMLADEQARGQVIAVCVVCAVVLAAAGLTTLIRGRRAPEDGYVR; encoded by the coding sequence ATGTCGCAATCAGCAACCCGGGAAGGCTCCGCGGTGCTCAGCCGCGGGCTGCGCACCCGCCACCTGACCATGATGGGGCTCGGCTCCGCCATCGGCGCCGGGCTCTTCCTCGGCACCGGGGTGGGCATCCGCGCCGCCGGGCCGGCCGTCGTGCTCGCCTACCTGATCACCGGTGTGATCACCGTGTTGATCATGCGCATGCTCGGCGAGATGGTCGCCGCCCGCCCGTCGGCCGGCTCCTTCTCCTCCTACGCCGAGCAGGCCTACGGCCCGTGGGCCGGCTTCTCGGTGGGCTGGCTGTACTGGTTCATGATGGTGATGATCATGGGCGCCGAGATGACCGGCGCCGCCGCGATCATGGGCGCCTGGTTCGACGTCGCGCCCTGGATCCCGGCCGCGGTGTGCGTGGCCGTGCTCGCGGTGGTCAACCTGACGGCCGTGCGCGGCTTCGGCGAGTTCGAGTTCTGGTTCGCCTTCATCAAGGTCGCCGTCATCATCGCCTTCCTGGTCATCGGCATCGCGCTGATCTTCGGCTGGCTGCCGGGCCACTCGTTCGTGGGCACCGGCAACCTCGCCGCCGAGGGCCTGATGCCCAACGGTGTCTCCGGCGTGGCCGCCGGCCTGCTGGCCGTGGCCTTCGCCTTCGGCGGCATCGAGCTGGTCACCATCGCCGCCGCCGAGTCCGAGGACCCGGAGCGCTCCGTGCAGACCGCCGTGAACTCGATCATCTGGCGCATCGGCGTCTTCTACATCGGCTCGGTGCTCGTGATCGCCTTCCTGCTGCCCTTCGACCAGATCCAGGGCGCGGAGACCGCCGCCGAGAGCCCGTTCACCATGGTGCTCGAGATGGCGAACATCCCGGGCATCGTCGGCATCATGGAGCTGGTCATCGTCATCGCGCTGCTCTCGGCGTTCAACGCCCAGCTCTACGGCTCCTCGCGCCTGTGCTACTCGCTGGCCACCCGCGGCGACGCCCCGCGCGTCTTCGCCCGCGTCTCCGAGAACAAGGTGCCGGTGCCGGCGGTGCTGCTCTCCGTCTTCTTCGGCGTGCTCTCCGTGGGCCTGCAGTGGTGGAACCCGCCGGGACTGCTGGACTTCCTGCTCAGCGCCATCGGCGGCTGCCTGGTCGTCATCTGGCTGACCGTCATCGCCTCCTACCTGCGCCTGCACCCGCGCCTGGAGGCCCGCGGCGAGATCACGCGCGTGCGCATGTGGGGCTACCCGTGGCTCGCGTGGCTGACGCTGGCCGCCGTGATCGCCATCGTCGGCCTGATGCTCGCCGACGAGCAGGCGCGCGGCCAGGTCATCGCGGTGTGCGTCGTGTGCGCCGTGGTGCTCGCCGCCGCCGGGCTGACCACCCTCATCCGCGGGCGGCGTGCGCCCGAGGACGGCTACGTGCGCTAA
- the dapE gene encoding succinyl-diaminopimelate desuccinylase translates to MNAHAELAAALHDPVKLTGLLIDIESPSHHEGAIADAVEAVLRGLDGVSVERTGDGGNTLVARTDRGLSQRVVLAGHLDTVPLADNTPHRLADGVLHGCGSVDMKSGLAVYLSAFARLAAHPDLARDMTFIAYEGEEVATEYNGLGHVERDHPEWLAGDVALLGEPTGGMIEAGCQGSIRVICTARGTRAHSARAWLGDNAVHRLVPLLARVADYTPRDRVDVDGCIYREGLNVVRLEAGVANNTIPDEAVCAVNFRFAPDRTADEAMAHLREVLGEHEGVDITVDDVAPPAAPGLNAPAAAELVDALGGRVRAKYGWTDVARFAELGVPAVNLGCGDPGQAHKPEEHCPVEHITQLAAALDGYLLGGERA, encoded by the coding sequence ATGAACGCGCACGCCGAACTCGCCGCAGCCCTTCACGACCCGGTCAAGCTGACCGGGCTCCTCATCGACATCGAGAGCCCCTCCCACCACGAGGGCGCGATCGCCGACGCCGTCGAGGCGGTGCTCCGCGGCCTCGACGGGGTGAGCGTCGAGCGCACCGGCGACGGCGGCAACACGTTGGTCGCCCGCACCGACCGGGGGCTCTCCCAGCGCGTGGTGCTCGCCGGCCACCTGGACACCGTGCCGCTGGCCGACAACACCCCGCACCGGCTGGCCGACGGCGTGCTGCACGGCTGCGGGTCGGTGGACATGAAGTCCGGCCTGGCCGTCTACCTCTCCGCCTTCGCCCGCCTGGCCGCACACCCCGACCTGGCCCGCGACATGACCTTCATCGCCTACGAGGGCGAGGAGGTCGCCACCGAGTACAACGGCCTGGGCCACGTCGAGCGCGACCACCCCGAGTGGCTGGCCGGCGACGTCGCCCTGCTGGGCGAGCCGACCGGCGGGATGATCGAGGCCGGCTGCCAGGGCTCCATCCGCGTCATCTGCACCGCCCGCGGCACCCGCGCGCACTCCGCGCGCGCCTGGCTCGGCGACAACGCCGTGCACCGCCTGGTGCCCCTGCTGGCGCGGGTGGCCGACTACACCCCGCGCGACCGGGTCGACGTCGACGGCTGCATCTACCGCGAGGGCCTCAACGTCGTGCGCCTCGAGGCCGGGGTGGCCAACAACACCATCCCCGACGAGGCCGTGTGCGCCGTGAACTTCCGTTTCGCGCCCGACCGCACCGCCGACGAGGCCATGGCGCACCTGCGCGAGGTCCTCGGCGAGCACGAGGGCGTGGATATCACCGTCGACGACGTCGCGCCGCCGGCCGCCCCGGGGCTGAACGCCCCCGCGGCAGCCGAACTGGTGGACGCCCTGGGCGGGCGCGTGCGCGCCAAGTACGGCTGGACCGACGTCGCCCGCTTCGCCGAGCTCGGCGTCCCCGCCGTCAACCTCGGCTGCGGCGACCCCGGTCAGGCGCACAAGCCGGAGGAACACTGCCCGGTCGAGCACATCACGCAGCTCGCGGCCGCCCTCGACGGCTACCTGCTCGGCGGAGAGCGCGCCTGA